The Streptomyces sp. NBC_00569 genomic sequence GAGCGCCGGGGAGAGGAAGTCCTGCCCCGACGGCTCCCAGTGGGCGGGCGCGTCGTGATCGCCGGCGAACCAGGAGCGCAGCCGGTCCCGCACGGCCTCGACGGTGGCCGCGGGCAGCCCCGCGCGCTCGCCCGCGTCGAGGACGAGACCCAGCGCGAAGGCGCTGTTGGGGTGGTTGCCGTGGCGTACGGGATACGTGGCCTTGGGCAGCCATTCGCTCAGCAGCAGGTCGACGGCGGTGACAGCGGGGGCGAGCGCGTCCGCCCAGCGGTCGCCGTCCGGGCTGCCGAGGGCACGGCACTCGGCGGCGAGCGCAATCAGCCAGGCCCAGCCGTAGGGGCGCTCGAAGGTGGGCCGGTTCTGCAGATAGGCGGCTTCCGTGGCGAGGTTGGCGGGGGTGAGGTGCCGGTCGAGTACGCCGATGACCTCGGCGTCCTGGGCGGAGTCGGGCAGGCCCCGCCTCAGGAGCCGGACGAGCAGCCAGTGCATGTGGACGGACGAATGCCAGTCGTAGGCACCGTAGAAGGCGGGGTGCAGGGCGCTCGGGCGGGTCTCTTCGTCGGCCGAAGTGACCAGGTGAGCAGTGAAGTTGGGGTACTCGCGGGTGACGTTGCCCGTGGCGAGGCGGGCGAATTCCGCGGCCTGTACGGTCATGGGGAGAGCTCCTCGTGGGTGGGGTTCGGCTGCGGGGCGCCCCTTCGGGGGCGTGGGAAACTGCGCGCTCGGGCACGGACGACGCACGGCCGCACGCTCAGTGCGTGGCCCCCTCCGTCACCCGCAGATCCTGAGTCGTGGCCGCCGCGGCGAGCATCAGCGCCCGCAGGCCGTGGGCCACTGTCACGGCGGGCAGCGCGGCGGCGGTGCCGTCGGGGACCTGCTCCGGCGCCCACGGCACATGCACGAACCCGCCCCGCACCCCGGGGAGTTCGGTCGCAATGAGGTGGGCGAGGCCGTACGCCACGTGGTTGCAGACGAACGTGCCCGCCGTGTTGGAGACGGCGGCCGGCACCCCGGCCTCCCGCATCGCGGCCACGCACGCCTTGATCGGCAACGTGGAGAAGTACGCGGCGGGCCCGCCCGGGACGACCGGCTCGTCGACCGGCGCCGCGCCCGCGTTGTCGGGGATGCGGGCGTCGTCGACGTTGACCGCGACCCGCTCGACGGTGACACCCGGCCGCCCGCCCGCCTGACCGACGCACACGACCAGGTCCGGCCCGCTCTCGCGGACGGCCCGGCGCAGGGCGGCCACGGACTCACCGAAGACGCAAGGGAGTTGAACCGCGGTGACGGTGAGACCTGCGGGCGGCTCGGCGGCGACCAGGGAGGCCGCCTGCCAGGAGGGGTTCACGCTCTCGCCGCCGAACGGCTCGAAGCCGGTGATGAGGACGCGGGTCATCTGTGTCGACCTTTCTGGGACAGCGCACGTTCCTGGACGGGGAACAGGTCTCGGACGGAGCCGGTTCCTGGGCGGGGACCAGTCCCTAGAAGGCGAACAGGGCCATGATCACGATGTTGCAGACGAGCAGCGCGAGCCCCGTCGGCAGCTGTGCCTTGATCGGGCCGTACTGGTCCTTCAGTTCGAGGAGCGACGCCGGGACGATGTTGAAGTTGGCGGCCATCGGCGTACAGAGCGTGCCGCTGAAGCCCGCCAGCATGCCGATCGCGAGGACGGCCGCCTCGTTGCCGTGCATCTGCTGGATGAGGACGGGCCAGCCGATCGCGGCCGTCATCACGGGGAACGCGGCGAAGGCATTGCCCATGATCACGGTGAACAGGAACATGCCGACGCAGTAGGCGATCACGGCGAGGTACTTGGAGTTGTCGGGCAGGACGTCGTTCACGATCGTGCCGACCTGGGTGCCGACGCCGGCGACCGCGAAGATCGAGCCGAGCACGGCCAGGAGCTGGGGGAGCAGCAGGGCCGAGCCCATGGCCTCCAGCATGGAGCGGCCCGAGTGGATCGGGACGGAGAGCTTCTTCTCGCCCGTGACGAACATGCCGACCGCGAGCGCGGCGATGCAGCCGAGGCCCAGGCCGATGAGTGTGGCCTTCCCCGTCTCGAAGAGGCCCGACTCGTCCAGGACGGAGGCGCAGACGATGGCGACGACCGGGATCGTCAGGGCGGGGATGAAGATCTTGCTGCCGAGCCGCGCCGCGGAGGCCTCGCGCTGTTCGGCGGTGGTGGTGACGGGGACGCCCTTGCCGATGAAGTTGAATCCGGCCAGCACGATGAGGGCGAGGACGGCGACGCCGAGGGGTTCGGCGGGCAGAGTCCAGCTCGCGGAGCCCGGCTTCGCCGCGTTCAGCTCGGCGTTCACGACGCCGGTGCCGTAGGGGAAGGTGAGCCCGAGCAGGCCCCAGAACGCGGCGGACGTCCAGCGCTTGGGGTTGGTGCGGTCGGCCGCCATCTGTACGGCCATGACGACGAAGACGAGGCCTATCAGCCAGTAGAGCCATTCGACCTTGATCACTTGCCGGCCTCCTCGGACCCGTTGCCCGTGCGGGACGCCGCGGCCCGCGGGGGCGGCGGCAGTTCGTTCTCGGCGGCATGCAGAGCCATCTCGCGCTCCAGTTTCCGGTCCAGGAGCAGGAGCCGGGCGCCGTGGATGACGAGGGCGCAGAAGGCGAGCGGGATCGCCCACAGGGCCAGCTCGGTGGGTTCGAGCTGCTGGTGGTAGGTCGAGTTCACGAACCCGGTGATGAGCAGGATCGAGCCGATGGCGATGAAGCAGTCCTCGCCGAAGAAGACGCCCACGGTGTCGGACGAAGCGGCGTACGAGCGGACTTTCTCGCGCAGCCGGTCGGGCAGCGGGCCGCCGGTGGTGCGTTCGGCGGCGGCCTCGGCCATGGGTGCGACGAGCGGGCGCACGGTCTGCGCGGGGCCGCCGATGCTGTTGAGTCCGAAGGCCGCGGTGACCTGGCGGATCAGCAGGTAGACGGTGAGGAAGCGGCCGGCACTGAGCTTGCCGAGACGGCCGATGAGGGTGCGCGCCTGCTCGCGCAGGCCGTACCGCTCCAGGAGGCCGATCACCGGCAGGACGATGGCGAAGACGGTGACCGAGCGGCTGTCGGCGAAGGACCGGCCGAAGGCCGCGAGGACCTCCAGCGGGTTCATCCTGCCGAGCAGGCCGGTGACGATACCGGCGACGCCCACCACGAGGACGGGGTTGCGGCGCGTGACGAATCCGAGGATCACCACGAGCACGCCGAGAAGAACGATCATGCGGCGGCCTTCTTCAGGGCACGAGGGGGCACGGACCGGATTATGCGCTTCCGGTTCCATGGAGGATGCACGGACCGTAAGGGATCGTTCAACGATCGAACAAGGGGTCTGAGACGACCGTGACAAAATCGACCCCTTGTCGAATCGTTCAACAATCCTCTACGTTACGGACGTGATCCAGGACCTCATCGACCTCAACGCCGACCTCGGCGAAGGCTTCGGCCGCTGGACCCTCACCGACGACGAGGCCCTGCTCTCCGTGGTGACCAGCGCCAACGTCGCCTGTGGATTCCACGCGGGCGACCCCGCGGTGATGCGCCGCGTCTGCGACCTCGCTGCCGCGCGCGGCGTACGGATCGGGGCGCAGGTGTCGTACCGCGACCTGGCCGGCTTCGGGCGGCGGGCGATGGATGTGCCCGCGGACGAGCTGGCGGCCGAAGTGGCCTACCAGATAGGCGCGTTGAGGGTGTTCGCCGAGGCGGCCGGGGCCGAGGTGGCGTATGTGAAGCCGCATGGCGCGCTCTACAACCGGACCGTCCATGACGCGGAGCAGGCGGGCGCCGTGGTGGCGGGGGTCCGGCTCGCGGGTGGTTCGCTGCCCGTGCTCGGACTGCCCGGCTCCCGGCTGCTCGCCGCCGCGGCGGACGCCGGTCTCACGCCGGTGCCGGAGGCCTTCGCCGACCGCGCCTACACCCCCCGGGGCACGCTGGTACCCCGGAGCGAGCCGAACGCCGTGGTCTGCGACGAGGACGCGGTGGTGCGCCGCTCCGTGGCGTTCGCCGTCGAGCGCGCCGTGGACACGGTGGACGGTACGCGTGTCACGGTCGCCGCCCGTTCCCTGTGCCTGCACGGCGACACCCCGGGCGCGGCCCGGCTCGCGGTCCGGGTGCGCCACGCGCTCGAAGAGGCCGGCGTCAAGGTCGGGGCGTTCGCATGACGGCCTCGTCGCCCTCGATGGTGGTGCGGCCCGCCGGGCGGCATGCGCTGCTCGTGGAGCTGCCGGACGCCGGTCGCACCGGTGCGCTCCACGCCGAGCTGCTGCGTCGCCGCGCCGCCGGGACCCTGCCGCCCGTCGCCGAGATCGTGCCCGGCGCGTGCACCGTCCTGCTCGACGGGGTGGGCGACCCCGAGCTCCTGGCCCGTCGGCTCATGTCCTGGGACATCCCGTTGCACGCTCCCGAGGAGGGGGCCGTCGTCGAGATCCCGGTGGTCTACGACGGCCCGGACCTCGCCGGGGTGGCGGCCCGCTGGGGCGTCCCCGAGGACGAGGTCGCCGCCCGCCACTCCGCCCACACGTACCGCGTCGCGTTCTGCGGCTTCGCCCCCGGCTTCGGCTATCTCACGGGCCTGCCCGCCGAGCTGCACCTACCGCGCCACGCGACCCCGCGCACCCGCGTCCCCGCCGGCGCGCTCGCCCTCGCAGGCCCCTACACCGCCGTGTACCCGCGCGCGACCCCCGGCGGCTGGCAGCTGATCGGCACCATGCCGGACCCGGCACCGCTGTGGGACCCGTCCCGGGAGGCGGCGGCACTCCTGACGCCGGGCACCCAGGTGCGGTTCGTCGCCGAAGGAGGCCGCGCATGACCGCCAAGATCACCCTGGTACGGGCCGGCGCCCTCACGACGATCCAGGACGCGGGCCGGACCGGCCACGCCCACCTGGGAGTTCCGCGCTCCGGCGCCCTCGATGCACCCGCGATGCGGCTCGCCAACCGGCTGCTCGGCAACGCCGGGGACGCCGCCGTCCTCGAGACCACGCTCACCGGGTGCGCGCTGCGGCCCGACCGGCCGGTCACCGTCGTCGTCGGCGGCGCCCCCTGCGCGGTGACCCTGGACGCCAGGCCCGTCGCGTGGGGTGCCCCGGTGCGGGTGCCCGCGGGTGCGGTCCTCGACGCCGGGCCGGCGGTCCACGGCGTGCGCTCCTACGTGGCCGTGGCCGGCGGGATCGCCGTCGAGACCGTGCTCGGCAGCCGCTCGACGGACCTCCTGTCGGGCCTCGGGCCCGCTCCCCTGCGCGACGGCGAGGTGCTGCCCGTCGGCGAGGCGGCGCCCTGCCCGCCGATGCCGCCTGCCGCGCCCTGGCCGGCCCCGCCGCGCGAACTGACCCTGCCCGTACGGCTCGGCCCCCGCGCCGACTGGTTCACCCCCGCGGCGCTGCACACGTTCACGACCGCCACGTATCGCGTGTCCGCGCACAGCAACCGCATCGGCCTGCGCACCGAAGGCCCGTGCCTGGCAAGGGAGTTGTCGGGTGAGCTGCCCAGCGAGGGCATGGTGCTCGGCGCGGTGCAGGTGCCGCCCGACGGCCGCCCGGTGGTCTTCCTGCACGACCACCCGACGACCGGCGGCTACCCGGTGATCGCCGTGGTCGCGGAGGCCGCCCTGGCCGGGGCGGCCCAGGCCGCCCCGGGGACACCCGTCCGCTTCACACTGCAGCAGGGGCTCTCCTGCGGACCGGACCGGGCAAGGAACCACAACCGCCCGGTCTGACCCCGACGCCCGGTCAGGAGTCCGTGGGGGGCAGCGCCTCGTCCAGGAACTCCCGTACGTGGGACAGGATCTGAGCCCGGTCCGTGCCGCGCAGGCCGATCGCCACATGGATGGAGAAGCCGTCGAGCAGCGCCCGCAGCCGCGACGCGAACCGGTCGGGGTCGAGCGGCGGGAGCTCGCCGCGCGAGGTGCCCTCGGCGAGCAGCGCGACGAGGTCGCGGTGCCAGGCCAGCTCGATCGCGGCCTGCCGCTCGCGCGCGTCGCCGTCGGCCTCGGCGTTCTGCGAGCGGTTCCAGACCTCCAGCCACAGCGTCCAGTGCGGGTCGCCCTGGGCGTCGGGGACATACAGGTCGACGTACGCGTCGAGACGCTCGCGGACCGTGCCGCCGCCGGAGAGCAGCCGGGCCCGCTCCGCGCCCAGGCGGCCCTCGCTCCACTCCAGGGTCCGCAGGAGCAGCTCGTCCTTCGAACCGAAGTAGTAGAGGAGGTGGCCGCTGCTCATGCCGACCTCGCGGCCGAGCGCGGCCATGGTGAGCTTCTCCAGGCCGCGCTCGGCGATCATCTCCATGGCCGCGGCGAGGACCTCTTCGCGCGGAGGCGCGTTCTTCCGGCGGGCCTGGGCCACGGGGACTCCTGCGGGTCTTTCAGTCTGCGGGCGTGATCTCGGGTTGCTGCTGGGTGATGCAGTGGATGCCACCACCCCCGGCGAAGATCGTACGGGCGTCCACGAGCTGGACGGTCCTGTCCGGGAAGAGCCTGCGGAAGATCCCGGCCGCGACCTCGTCGTTCGGGTCGTCGAAGGAGCACAGGACGACGCCGTCGTTGCACAGGTAGTGGTTGATGTACGAGTAGTCGACCCAGCCCTCGTCGTCCTTGAGGACGGTCGGCGCGGGGACCTCGAC encodes the following:
- a CDS encoding DUF2891 domain-containing protein, producing MTVQAAEFARLATGNVTREYPNFTAHLVTSADEETRPSALHPAFYGAYDWHSSVHMHWLLVRLLRRGLPDSAQDAEVIGVLDRHLTPANLATEAAYLQNRPTFERPYGWAWLIALAAECRALGSPDGDRWADALAPAVTAVDLLLSEWLPKATYPVRHGNHPNSAFALGLVLDAGERAGLPAATVEAVRDRLRSWFAGDHDAPAHWEPSGQDFLSPALTEADAMRRVLTGPEFEPWLDRFLPALRAGEPCALLEVPVVSDHADPQIGHLLGLALSRAAALRGIAGAVPDGPVRTRLTEAADAHLKAGLPAVERGDFTTDHWLATFATLALEA
- the pcp gene encoding pyroglutamyl-peptidase I, with translation MTRVLITGFEPFGGESVNPSWQAASLVAAEPPAGLTVTAVQLPCVFGESVAALRRAVRESGPDLVVCVGQAGGRPGVTVERVAVNVDDARIPDNAGAAPVDEPVVPGGPAAYFSTLPIKACVAAMREAGVPAAVSNTAGTFVCNHVAYGLAHLIATELPGVRGGFVHVPWAPEQVPDGTAAALPAVTVAHGLRALMLAAAATTQDLRVTEGATH
- a CDS encoding DUF979 domain-containing protein; the protein is MIKVEWLYWLIGLVFVVMAVQMAADRTNPKRWTSAAFWGLLGLTFPYGTGVVNAELNAAKPGSASWTLPAEPLGVAVLALIVLAGFNFIGKGVPVTTTAEQREASAARLGSKIFIPALTIPVVAIVCASVLDESGLFETGKATLIGLGLGCIAALAVGMFVTGEKKLSVPIHSGRSMLEAMGSALLLPQLLAVLGSIFAVAGVGTQVGTIVNDVLPDNSKYLAVIAYCVGMFLFTVIMGNAFAAFPVMTAAIGWPVLIQQMHGNEAAVLAIGMLAGFSGTLCTPMAANFNIVPASLLELKDQYGPIKAQLPTGLALLVCNIVIMALFAF
- a CDS encoding DUF969 domain-containing protein, whose protein sequence is MIVLLGVLVVILGFVTRRNPVLVVGVAGIVTGLLGRMNPLEVLAAFGRSFADSRSVTVFAIVLPVIGLLERYGLREQARTLIGRLGKLSAGRFLTVYLLIRQVTAAFGLNSIGGPAQTVRPLVAPMAEAAAERTTGGPLPDRLREKVRSYAASSDTVGVFFGEDCFIAIGSILLITGFVNSTYHQQLEPTELALWAIPLAFCALVIHGARLLLLDRKLEREMALHAAENELPPPPRAAASRTGNGSEEAGK
- a CDS encoding LamB/YcsF family protein, yielding MQDLIDLNADLGEGFGRWTLTDDEALLSVVTSANVACGFHAGDPAVMRRVCDLAAARGVRIGAQVSYRDLAGFGRRAMDVPADELAAEVAYQIGALRVFAEAAGAEVAYVKPHGALYNRTVHDAEQAGAVVAGVRLAGGSLPVLGLPGSRLLAAAADAGLTPVPEAFADRAYTPRGTLVPRSEPNAVVCDEDAVVRRSVAFAVERAVDTVDGTRVTVAARSLCLHGDTPGAARLAVRVRHALEEAGVKVGAFA
- a CDS encoding 5-oxoprolinase subunit B family protein — its product is MTASSPSMVVRPAGRHALLVELPDAGRTGALHAELLRRRAAGTLPPVAEIVPGACTVLLDGVGDPELLARRLMSWDIPLHAPEEGAVVEIPVVYDGPDLAGVAARWGVPEDEVAARHSAHTYRVAFCGFAPGFGYLTGLPAELHLPRHATPRTRVPAGALALAGPYTAVYPRATPGGWQLIGTMPDPAPLWDPSREAAALLTPGTQVRFVAEGGRA
- a CDS encoding biotin-dependent carboxyltransferase family protein, encoding MTAKITLVRAGALTTIQDAGRTGHAHLGVPRSGALDAPAMRLANRLLGNAGDAAVLETTLTGCALRPDRPVTVVVGGAPCAVTLDARPVAWGAPVRVPAGAVLDAGPAVHGVRSYVAVAGGIAVETVLGSRSTDLLSGLGPAPLRDGEVLPVGEAAPCPPMPPAAPWPAPPRELTLPVRLGPRADWFTPAALHTFTTATYRVSAHSNRIGLRTEGPCLARELSGELPSEGMVLGAVQVPPDGRPVVFLHDHPTTGGYPVIAVVAEAALAGAAQAAPGTPVRFTLQQGLSCGPDRARNHNRPV
- a CDS encoding TetR/AcrR family transcriptional regulator, yielding MEMIAERGLEKLTMAALGREVGMSSGHLLYYFGSKDELLLRTLEWSEGRLGAERARLLSGGGTVRERLDAYVDLYVPDAQGDPHWTLWLEVWNRSQNAEADGDARERQAAIELAWHRDLVALLAEGTSRGELPPLDPDRFASRLRALLDGFSIHVAIGLRGTDRAQILSHVREFLDEALPPTDS